One genomic window of Corynebacterium diphtheriae includes the following:
- the miaB gene encoding tRNA (N6-isopentenyl adenosine(37)-C2)-methylthiotransferase MiaB translates to MFNDIESHRVPNVGQGRSFEVRTFGCQMNVHDSERLSGLLEEAGYHAVADGEEPDLVVFNTCAVRENADKRLYGTLGQLRSVKEKNPRMQIAVGGCLAQKDKDTVVAKAPWVDAVFGTHNMGALPSLLSRSEHNKRAEVEIVDSLEQFPSVLPAKRESAYAGWVSVSVGCNNTCTFCIVPSLRGKEVDRRPGDILAEVQALVDQGVSEVTLLGQNVNAYGVNFSDPDIQRDRFAFSKLLRACGKIEGLERLRFTSPHPAEFTHDVIDAMAETPNVCPQLHMPLQSGSDKVLKEMRRSYRSKKFLGILEEVRAKIPHASITTDIIVGFPGETEEDFQETLNVVEKARFTSAYTFQYSPRPGTPAADYADQVPKEVVQGRYERLLALQERISTEENAKLIGTEVELLVQASGGRKNDKTHRMTGRSRDGRLVHFDPQGHVDGDIRPGDVITTVVTEAKPFFLIADSGVLQHRRTKAGDMSAAGKVPTTAPVGVGLGLPSIGSPAQKRSETSKSSGCGC, encoded by the coding sequence ATGTTTAACGATATAGAGTCTCACCGCGTACCTAATGTAGGTCAGGGAAGATCCTTTGAAGTAAGAACGTTCGGTTGCCAAATGAACGTTCATGATTCGGAGCGTCTATCTGGTTTGTTAGAAGAAGCCGGATATCACGCGGTGGCTGATGGTGAAGAGCCAGATCTTGTCGTATTTAACACCTGTGCGGTGCGAGAAAACGCAGATAAGCGACTGTATGGCACCCTAGGGCAGTTGCGGTCGGTGAAGGAAAAGAACCCTCGCATGCAAATTGCCGTTGGCGGATGTTTGGCTCAAAAAGACAAAGACACGGTGGTTGCTAAAGCTCCTTGGGTCGATGCGGTTTTTGGTACTCACAATATGGGAGCATTGCCATCGCTTTTGAGCCGATCCGAGCACAACAAACGCGCCGAGGTGGAAATTGTTGACTCGCTCGAACAATTTCCATCAGTACTACCTGCAAAACGTGAGTCAGCATATGCAGGTTGGGTATCGGTTTCGGTCGGATGTAACAACACCTGTACTTTCTGTATCGTGCCATCGCTTCGTGGCAAAGAAGTCGACCGTCGACCAGGTGACATTTTGGCGGAAGTACAAGCTCTCGTTGATCAAGGAGTCAGTGAAGTTACCCTTCTTGGCCAAAACGTCAATGCTTATGGTGTGAACTTCTCTGATCCTGATATCCAGCGCGATCGCTTTGCATTCTCTAAACTCTTGCGCGCGTGCGGAAAGATTGAAGGTCTTGAACGTCTACGTTTCACCAGTCCTCATCCCGCAGAATTCACGCATGATGTGATTGACGCTATGGCGGAAACCCCCAATGTGTGCCCACAGCTCCACATGCCGCTCCAATCTGGTTCCGACAAAGTCTTGAAGGAAATGCGTCGGTCTTATCGTTCAAAGAAATTTTTAGGGATTCTCGAGGAAGTGCGAGCAAAGATTCCGCATGCTTCTATTACCACTGACATCATCGTAGGTTTTCCCGGAGAAACCGAAGAGGATTTCCAAGAGACGCTGAATGTAGTTGAAAAAGCACGTTTTACTAGCGCTTATACTTTCCAATACAGCCCTCGCCCTGGTACTCCAGCAGCAGACTATGCTGATCAGGTTCCTAAAGAGGTAGTCCAAGGCCGATATGAACGACTCCTTGCGCTGCAAGAACGCATTAGTACTGAAGAAAATGCAAAGCTAATCGGTACTGAGGTTGAACTGCTTGTCCAAGCATCCGGTGGACGAAAAAATGATAAAACTCACCGTATGACTGGGCGTTCTCGTGATGGCCGTCTAGTGCATTTCGATCCACAAGGACATGTTGATGGAGATATTCGACCAGGAGATGTGATCACCACAGTAGTAACTGAGGCAAAGCCATTCTTCCTGATTGCAGACTCGGGTGTTTTACAGCATCGCCGTACAAAAGCAGGCGATATGAGTGCAGCCGGTAAAGTTCCCACGACTGCTCCGGTAGGCGTTGGGTTGGGTCTACCGTCCATTGGCTCTCCGGCACAAAAGCGTTCAGAAACGTCGAAAAGCAGTGGATGTGGCTGTTAG
- a CDS encoding YciI family protein: protein MTTYAFLYEYDPSSPKIAEHRPRHREFCAELKNDGVLIGSGPFIDGNGGALLVISLPESATIDDAQALMDKDPFYSEGAISKRTVHTWNPVLNVFGA from the coding sequence ATGACCACATATGCATTTCTCTACGAATACGACCCCAGTAGCCCCAAAATTGCGGAGCATCGTCCACGCCACCGCGAATTTTGTGCCGAATTAAAAAACGACGGTGTTCTTATTGGTTCTGGACCATTTATCGATGGCAATGGTGGAGCACTGCTCGTCATCTCTTTGCCAGAATCTGCAACTATCGACGACGCCCAGGCACTCATGGACAAAGACCCCTTCTACTCCGAAGGGGCTATCTCAAAGCGAACGGTTCATACATGGAATCCAGTGTTAAACGTTTTTGGTGCCTAA
- a CDS encoding PspA/IM30 family protein: protein MANPFSKAWKYLMALFDSKIEENADPKVQIQQAIEDAQRQHQELSQQAAAVIGNQRQLEMQLNRRLAEIEKLQGNTRQAIQLADKARAEGNIQKATEYENAAEAFAAQLVTAEQGVEDTKQLHDQALQQADAAKKAVERNAMVLQQKVVERTKLLSQLEQAKMQEKVAESIQSMNSISNRDTPNLDQVREKIERRYANALGTAELAQNSVQGRMAEVEQAGIQLAGHSRLEQIRAEMSGGQLGAGNSATQQSIESAQQATPSAADDAVARKMRELRGEA from the coding sequence ATGGCGAATCCATTTTCTAAAGCATGGAAATACCTCATGGCTTTGTTTGATTCGAAAATTGAAGAGAACGCTGATCCAAAGGTACAGATTCAACAGGCTATCGAAGACGCCCAGAGGCAACATCAAGAGTTGTCTCAGCAAGCTGCAGCTGTGATCGGTAACCAGCGTCAGTTGGAGATGCAGCTCAACCGCCGTCTCGCGGAAATTGAAAAACTCCAAGGAAATACCCGTCAGGCAATCCAGTTGGCTGACAAAGCTCGTGCAGAGGGAAACATTCAGAAGGCAACTGAGTATGAAAATGCTGCAGAAGCGTTTGCGGCTCAGCTCGTTACTGCTGAACAAGGCGTAGAAGATACCAAACAGCTTCATGATCAAGCGCTCCAGCAGGCTGACGCAGCGAAAAAGGCTGTAGAGCGTAATGCTATGGTTTTGCAGCAAAAGGTGGTCGAGCGTACTAAACTTCTGAGCCAGCTCGAGCAGGCAAAGATGCAGGAAAAGGTCGCAGAGTCTATTCAGTCTATGAATTCGATTTCCAACCGTGACACCCCTAATCTTGATCAGGTTCGTGAGAAGATCGAACGTCGATACGCAAATGCCTTGGGCACTGCTGAACTAGCTCAAAACTCTGTTCAGGGACGAATGGCAGAAGTGGAACAAGCGGGAATTCAACTCGCGGGTCATTCTCGCCTAGAACAAATTCGTGCTGAGATGTCTGGTGGTCAACTAGGTGCCGGGAATTCCGCCACGCAACAGTCGATTGAATCTGCACAACAGGCTACGCCAAGTGCTGCTGATGATGCGGTAGCGCGGAAAATGCGTGAGCTTCGCGGAGAAGCTTAG
- a CDS encoding TerC family protein: MEVNAVTWVITIAVIAGFFVFDFFSHVRTPHEPTLKESALWSVFYVVLACAFGVFLWLTWGEPGNPHQHGIEFFTGYVTEKALSVDNLFVFALIMGAFKIPRQYQQKVLLIGIALALVFRLVFILLGAAVIQAWSDVFYLFGIFLLYTALKLIWDEVTDKPETDPSDMRIIKWLRKVVHVTPNYEKDHLYIHQKGKFALTPLFIALVAIGMIDLMFAFDSIPAIYGITQEPYVVFTTNAFALLGLRQMYFLLDGLLDRLVYLAYGLGLILAFIGAKLLLHAMHENKLPFVNGGEPIAVPEIATHWSLVVIVGILAITIVASIIKSKRDDTQGVVR, translated from the coding sequence ATGGAAGTAAATGCTGTGACATGGGTGATCACCATTGCGGTGATTGCAGGTTTTTTCGTATTTGATTTCTTTTCTCATGTACGTACCCCACACGAACCAACGCTTAAAGAATCAGCACTGTGGTCTGTATTTTATGTCGTGCTCGCTTGTGCGTTCGGCGTGTTTTTGTGGCTGACGTGGGGAGAACCTGGCAACCCTCATCAACACGGAATCGAGTTTTTCACCGGTTATGTAACCGAAAAGGCTCTGAGTGTTGATAACCTCTTTGTTTTTGCGCTCATCATGGGCGCATTTAAAATTCCGCGACAGTATCAGCAGAAAGTACTGTTGATTGGCATTGCTTTGGCCTTGGTCTTTAGGCTTGTGTTTATTCTGCTCGGAGCCGCTGTCATCCAAGCATGGTCGGATGTGTTTTATCTTTTCGGCATCTTCTTGCTTTACACCGCACTGAAGCTTATTTGGGACGAGGTAACCGATAAGCCGGAGACTGATCCAAGTGACATGCGAATTATCAAATGGTTGCGCAAAGTCGTGCATGTTACCCCGAATTATGAGAAGGATCATCTCTACATTCATCAAAAGGGTAAGTTTGCATTAACGCCGTTGTTTATCGCCCTCGTTGCGATTGGCATGATCGACTTGATGTTTGCATTCGACTCGATTCCCGCAATTTACGGTATTACTCAAGAGCCATACGTTGTGTTTACTACTAACGCTTTTGCGCTCTTGGGATTGCGCCAAATGTATTTCTTGCTGGATGGGCTATTAGATCGTCTTGTCTATCTGGCTTATGGCCTCGGACTTATTCTGGCTTTCATCGGTGCCAAGTTGTTGTTACATGCAATGCATGAAAATAAGCTTCCATTCGTCAATGGTGGAGAGCCCATTGCTGTTCCAGAAATTGCCACACACTGGTCGCTTGTTGTGATTGTAGGCATTTTGGCGATCACGATTGTTGCCTCAATCATTAAGTCGAAGCGTGATGATACTCAAGGTGTTGTTCGATAA
- a CDS encoding helix-turn-helix domain-containing protein, producing the protein MMKYTAVLDKPVTGNETTGSLPEPLLREALGAALRAFRADKGITLRELAETSRVSPGYLSELERGRKEVSSELLASVCHALGTSVSDVLIEAAGTMAMRSAEADLVRVS; encoded by the coding sequence ATGATGAAATACACTGCGGTACTTGACAAGCCTGTGACAGGGAACGAAACAACCGGATCTTTACCGGAACCCTTGCTTCGTGAGGCTCTAGGTGCTGCTCTGCGTGCTTTTAGAGCAGACAAAGGGATTACACTTCGTGAACTGGCAGAAACTTCACGTGTGTCTCCTGGCTATCTGTCGGAGTTAGAACGTGGGCGTAAAGAGGTTTCTTCGGAACTCCTTGCCTCTGTATGTCATGCGCTTGGCACCTCAGTTTCTGATGTCCTCATTGAAGCTGCTGGCACCATGGCAATGCGCTCAGCTGAAGCCGATCTAGTTAGAGTGTCTTAG
- a CDS encoding energy-coupling factor transporter transmembrane component T family protein: MIQSIPLGTYVPGESVVHKTPPLVKLGILIVFIVVSTIWGTTPLRALSSCVVAVSLYFVAKIPLPVAWSQLWLPLPVLLTLGAFQWWQRGAFYSSSLVLTIYAGLIAAVLVTLTSTLASMMDALETALQPLKKYGFPVESVVLAFSLTLRLLPLMLNTVNEVLDARKARGVAFSLTALGTPVMIRSINRARSIADALMARGAGD; this comes from the coding sequence ATGATCCAATCCATACCTTTAGGCACATATGTTCCTGGAGAATCAGTTGTCCACAAAACGCCGCCACTGGTTAAACTCGGCATTCTGATTGTCTTTATCGTTGTCTCGACTATATGGGGAACCACTCCCCTTCGAGCACTAAGTTCCTGTGTTGTGGCAGTCTCGCTTTACTTCGTGGCGAAAATCCCTTTGCCCGTGGCATGGTCACAATTGTGGCTTCCCTTGCCAGTTTTACTAACTCTGGGCGCATTTCAATGGTGGCAACGTGGAGCGTTCTATTCATCAAGTTTAGTGCTTACTATCTACGCAGGTTTAATAGCTGCGGTGCTCGTCACGCTCACGTCGACACTTGCATCCATGATGGATGCGCTTGAAACTGCACTCCAGCCCCTGAAAAAATATGGCTTCCCAGTAGAATCAGTAGTCTTGGCCTTTTCGCTCACGCTCCGGCTTCTGCCTCTAATGCTCAACACCGTTAATGAGGTCCTTGATGCCCGAAAGGCACGTGGTGTTGCGTTCTCACTGACGGCTCTCGGTACCCCTGTGATGATTCGTTCCATTAATCGAGCTCGATCGATTGCGGATGCTCTAATGGCACGCGGAGCTGGGGACTAA
- the recA gene encoding recombinase RecA: MAPRKNSKTQQPTGDNRKKALDAALAMIEKDFGKGAVMRLGDENRPPISAISSGNTAIDVALGIGGFPRGRIVEVYGPESSGKTTVALHAIAQAQKAGGIAAFIDAEHALDPDYARKLGVDTDALLVSQPDTGEQALEIADMLVRSGAIDIIVIDSVAALTPKAEIEGEMGDSHVGLQARLMSQALRKMTGALYNSGTTAIFINQLREKIGVMFGSPETTTGGKALKFYASVRCDVRRIQTLKDGQDAIGNRTRLKVVKNKVSPPFKIAEFDIMYGEGISRESSIIDLGVDNGIIKKSGSWFTYEGDQLGQGKEKVRLYLKETPELADEIEDKIFRALHIGKYAALKDADDALTDDPVDMVPNVDFDDSDDD; the protein is encoded by the coding sequence ATGGCGCCAAGAAAAAATAGTAAGACGCAGCAACCAACTGGAGATAATCGCAAGAAAGCGCTCGATGCGGCTCTTGCGATGATCGAAAAAGATTTTGGTAAAGGTGCGGTTATGCGTCTTGGTGACGAGAATCGTCCGCCGATTAGTGCTATCTCCAGCGGTAACACTGCTATCGACGTAGCTTTAGGAATTGGCGGCTTTCCTCGTGGACGTATCGTTGAGGTATATGGTCCGGAGTCATCGGGTAAGACCACCGTCGCATTGCATGCTATCGCGCAGGCTCAAAAAGCCGGAGGTATTGCGGCTTTTATTGATGCTGAGCATGCTCTAGATCCTGATTACGCACGCAAACTGGGTGTAGATACTGATGCATTGCTTGTTTCTCAACCTGATACCGGCGAACAGGCTTTGGAGATCGCAGATATGCTTGTGCGTTCTGGTGCTATTGACATCATTGTCATCGACTCGGTTGCAGCATTGACTCCAAAGGCGGAAATTGAAGGCGAAATGGGAGATAGCCATGTTGGCCTTCAAGCTAGGTTGATGAGTCAGGCGCTCCGTAAGATGACTGGTGCGCTTTATAACTCAGGCACTACGGCAATCTTTATTAACCAGCTTCGTGAGAAGATCGGTGTTATGTTCGGTTCGCCCGAAACAACGACCGGTGGTAAAGCCTTGAAATTCTATGCCTCAGTTCGGTGTGATGTCCGACGGATTCAGACACTTAAAGATGGTCAAGATGCCATTGGTAACCGGACTCGCTTGAAAGTGGTCAAAAATAAGGTTTCGCCACCGTTTAAGATCGCAGAATTCGACATCATGTACGGTGAGGGAATTTCACGAGAATCTTCGATTATTGACCTGGGTGTTGATAACGGAATTATCAAAAAATCTGGTTCTTGGTTCACATATGAAGGCGACCAGCTCGGACAAGGAAAAGAAAAAGTACGTCTCTATCTTAAAGAAACGCCAGAACTGGCCGATGAGATTGAAGACAAGATCTTCAGAGCGCTTCATATTGGAAAATACGCTGCATTGAAGGATGCTGACGATGCGCTGACTGATGATCCAGTAGACATGGTTCCTAACGTAGATTTCGATGACTCAGATGACGATTAA
- the recX gene encoding recombination regulator RecX — MQSEKIAQLKAALQNFSASNSDLFDYALEEEKAKVRKRALLLLDQRARSVYELTNRLISADFDPNIVEYVVEDLVRANLLNDENFSREWVRQRRQRRGKSRQALTRELRDKGIKSEIIADVVGDIQPEDEQDIARELAYKKVRSLKKEPCDYPEYQKVLRRTVGVLARRGFSQSMALEIAREAIDARIDEIRH; from the coding sequence GTGCAGTCTGAAAAGATTGCGCAGCTGAAAGCCGCTCTTCAAAATTTTTCTGCATCAAACAGTGACTTGTTCGATTATGCACTTGAAGAAGAAAAAGCAAAGGTGCGCAAGCGCGCGCTTCTGCTTCTCGACCAACGGGCACGATCAGTTTACGAACTCACCAATCGACTCATCTCAGCCGATTTTGACCCAAACATCGTCGAATATGTCGTTGAAGATCTGGTTCGAGCAAACTTGCTTAATGATGAGAATTTTTCTAGGGAATGGGTACGGCAGCGTCGCCAACGTCGCGGGAAATCTCGGCAAGCCCTAACGCGGGAACTTCGAGATAAAGGAATAAAATCCGAGATCATTGCAGACGTGGTAGGAGATATCCAGCCCGAAGATGAGCAAGATATTGCACGAGAACTCGCCTATAAAAAGGTTCGATCATTAAAGAAAGAACCTTGTGACTATCCGGAGTACCAAAAAGTATTGCGCCGTACAGTGGGGGTTTTGGCACGGCGGGGATTTTCACAGTCGATGGCATTAGAGATAGCGCGAGAAGCAATCGATGCAAGAATTGATGAAATAAGGCATTAG
- a CDS encoding biotin transporter BioY, with protein MSTSYSSQRKLLDLAYIAVFAALIIVFAFVSIPAGAAGVPIVMQNAVIVLAGLILGARRGFLATALFLTLGLIGLPVLAGGRSVLAALPGPTVGYLVGYLVSVLVAGVVAYNAPKQPKPLAFVSFLVAALLALVTQYALGTLGLMLRAGMDFNKALLVNVPFIGPDVIKMVVAVFIAIGVHAAFPDLRTSFKMK; from the coding sequence GTGTCTACATCTTATTCATCTCAAAGAAAACTTCTCGATCTCGCTTATATTGCAGTGTTTGCTGCACTCATCATCGTGTTCGCGTTTGTGTCAATTCCAGCAGGCGCCGCAGGCGTGCCCATCGTAATGCAAAATGCCGTCATCGTGCTTGCGGGTCTCATTCTTGGAGCACGACGAGGATTTCTTGCCACTGCACTGTTTCTCACCCTAGGCCTCATCGGTCTGCCGGTTCTAGCAGGTGGTCGTTCTGTCCTCGCTGCGCTTCCTGGACCAACCGTTGGATATTTGGTGGGCTACTTGGTATCAGTACTGGTTGCCGGCGTAGTTGCCTATAACGCACCAAAGCAACCAAAACCGCTTGCTTTTGTCTCTTTCCTTGTAGCTGCGTTATTGGCACTTGTCACCCAATACGCATTGGGCACGCTAGGACTCATGCTTCGCGCCGGCATGGACTTCAATAAGGCACTGCTCGTCAACGTTCCTTTTATTGGCCCCGACGTTATTAAGATGGTGGTAGCAGTTTTCATTGCAATCGGAGTCCACGCAGCATTCCCCGATCTAAGAACTTCATTCAAAATGAAATAA
- a CDS encoding DUF3046 domain-containing protein, with the protein MRLTAFYQKLEEEFGQMKGAWIVHSHVLSRTGKTVEDSIEHEIDLRQVWFDLCDDFKIPEQRR; encoded by the coding sequence ATGCGATTGACTGCCTTCTATCAGAAGCTTGAAGAGGAGTTTGGGCAGATGAAGGGCGCATGGATCGTCCACTCACATGTACTGAGCAGAACCGGAAAAACCGTCGAAGATAGTATCGAACACGAGATTGACCTAAGGCAGGTCTGGTTTGATTTGTGCGATGATTTTAAGATTCCTGAACAGCGTCGTTAG
- a CDS encoding energy-coupling factor ABC transporter ATP-binding protein: MPTISFQDVTVRFDDKCILNNISLTLSEQRIGIIGANGSGKSSLVRLINGLGQPSSGTVTVDDMCVAKDGKNIRRVVGFVFSDAENQIVMPTVKDDIAFSLRRLKLSKTEREQRVNDMLVRFNLEDHAEQSPHLLSGGQKQLLALAAVLVIQPNVIIADEPTTLLDMRNRERIRKEFAQLQQQLIVVTHDLDFLADFDRVICINDGAIVADGTPSKVIHHYKALMKANPL, translated from the coding sequence ATGCCTACAATTTCTTTTCAGGATGTCACGGTCCGCTTTGATGACAAGTGCATTCTTAACAATATTTCGCTTACCCTTAGTGAGCAACGAATTGGCATCATTGGTGCCAATGGAAGCGGAAAATCTTCACTCGTACGTTTAATCAACGGGTTAGGCCAACCGTCGAGCGGCACTGTAACCGTCGACGACATGTGTGTCGCCAAAGATGGGAAAAACATCCGACGAGTTGTTGGATTCGTGTTTTCTGACGCCGAAAACCAAATCGTCATGCCTACTGTCAAAGATGACATTGCTTTTTCGTTACGTCGACTTAAACTCAGTAAAACCGAACGTGAACAGCGAGTCAATGACATGCTGGTACGTTTTAATCTCGAAGATCATGCTGAACAATCGCCGCATCTTCTTTCTGGTGGTCAAAAACAATTACTAGCCCTAGCTGCAGTATTAGTAATTCAACCAAATGTCATTATTGCGGACGAACCGACAACGCTTTTGGATATGCGCAATCGTGAACGCATCAGGAAAGAATTTGCACAATTACAGCAACAACTGATTGTTGTGACACATGATTTAGATTTCCTTGCCGACTTTGATCGCGTGATTTGCATCAATGATGGTGCCATCGTGGCTGATGGAACTCCGTCTAAGGTTATTCATCACTACAAGGCCTTAATGAAGGCGAATCCCCTATGA
- a CDS encoding CinA family protein: MLDDATQAAVTRMVDKLKQQNCTISTCESLTAGLMAATIANLPGSSQVLRGGLITYATDSKVSVAGVPVATVEEHGPVSWQCAEAMAIGAKRQFQSQWAVSLTGVAGPATQCGQPVGTGWIGVALPNGTVKSKLVADILCGPRQVVAGDRQTIRLAAVRAAAMWITDLLTTRVHEGKLSL; encoded by the coding sequence ATGCTTGACGACGCCACCCAAGCTGCTGTCACCCGTATGGTCGATAAATTAAAACAGCAGAATTGCACGATCTCTACGTGCGAATCGCTTACTGCTGGGCTTATGGCGGCAACTATCGCCAATTTACCGGGAAGCAGTCAAGTACTGCGAGGTGGATTGATTACCTATGCTACAGATTCGAAAGTCTCAGTAGCAGGTGTACCCGTCGCTACTGTAGAGGAACATGGTCCGGTCTCTTGGCAATGCGCTGAAGCTATGGCGATCGGAGCTAAGCGACAATTTCAATCGCAATGGGCTGTTTCTTTAACAGGTGTAGCTGGACCAGCTACACAATGCGGACAACCTGTAGGAACCGGGTGGATTGGAGTTGCGCTGCCTAACGGAACAGTGAAATCAAAATTGGTTGCTGATATTTTATGTGGTCCTAGACAAGTCGTTGCTGGTGACCGTCAAACGATTCGATTGGCAGCTGTGCGGGCCGCTGCGATGTGGATAACAGATCTGTTAACGACTCGAGTACACGAAGGAAAATTGAGCTTATAA
- the pgsA gene encoding CDP-diacylglycerol--glycerol-3-phosphate 3-phosphatidyltransferase: MSVKQERENTSEHSTPSNWNVPNVLTSLRIIVIPLFAWFVLQSDGHITRWLWWAFGTFVALMITDKLDGDIARAKNLVTNFGKIADPIADKALMITALVTLNIIGLVPWWITIVIVVRELGITLWRFFELKKGNVVPASKGGKIKTTLQAFAVALYLLPLPDAVQPIQFFVMLCAVVVTVVTGVQYLIDAKKLKNA; this comes from the coding sequence GTGAGTGTGAAACAGGAGCGCGAAAATACGTCAGAGCACAGCACACCATCTAATTGGAACGTTCCTAATGTGCTAACGAGTTTGAGAATCATTGTGATTCCGTTGTTTGCATGGTTTGTTCTTCAAAGTGATGGTCACATCACGCGATGGTTATGGTGGGCTTTTGGAACCTTTGTGGCGTTGATGATCACTGACAAACTTGATGGAGATATAGCACGCGCCAAAAATCTAGTCACAAATTTTGGGAAAATTGCGGATCCGATTGCCGATAAAGCCCTGATGATTACCGCTTTAGTAACTCTCAATATCATCGGTTTAGTACCGTGGTGGATAACGATTGTCATCGTCGTACGTGAGCTCGGTATTACTTTGTGGCGTTTCTTTGAGCTCAAGAAAGGCAACGTGGTGCCGGCAAGTAAGGGGGGTAAAATTAAGACCACTTTGCAGGCTTTTGCCGTGGCACTCTATCTCTTGCCGTTGCCTGATGCGGTGCAGCCGATTCAGTTCTTTGTAATGCTGTGTGCGGTTGTGGTGACTGTCGTAACGGGAGTTCAATATCTAATCGATGCTAAGAAGCTAAAAAATGCTTGA